A part of Escherichia marmotae genomic DNA contains:
- the garL gene encoding 2-dehydro-3-deoxyglucarate aldolase: MNNDIFPNKFKAALAAKQVQIGCWSALSNPISTEVLGLAGFDWLVLDGEHAPNDISTFIPQLMALKGSASAPVVRVPTNEPVIIKRLLDIGFYNFLIPFVETEEDAVQAVASTRYPPEGIRGVSVSHRANMFGTVPDYFARSNKNIAILAQIESQQGVDNVDAIAATEGVDGIFVGPSDLAAALGHLGNASHPEVQKAIQHIFNRASAYGKPSGILAPVEADARRYLEWGATFVAVGSDLGIFRSATQKLADAFKK; the protein is encoded by the coding sequence ATGAATAATGATATTTTCCCCAATAAGTTCAAAGCCGCGTTGGCTGCGAAACAGGTACAGATTGGCTGCTGGTCAGCACTTTCCAACCCGATCAGCACTGAAGTTCTTGGTTTGGCTGGCTTTGACTGGCTGGTGCTGGATGGCGAACATGCGCCAAACGATATTTCCACGTTCATCCCGCAGTTGATGGCGTTGAAAGGTAGCGCCAGTGCGCCAGTAGTGAGGGTGCCGACCAACGAACCGGTGATTATTAAGCGCCTGTTAGATATCGGTTTTTACAACTTCCTGATCCCCTTTGTCGAAACGGAAGAAGACGCGGTACAGGCGGTAGCATCAACGCGTTATCCACCAGAAGGTATTCGCGGCGTCTCCGTTTCTCATCGCGCCAATATGTTTGGCACCGTACCGGACTATTTCGCCCGGTCGAATAAGAACATCGCCATTCTGGCGCAAATCGAAAGCCAGCAGGGCGTCGATAACGTTGACGCCATCGCTGCGACCGAAGGCGTTGATGGCATTTTCGTTGGCCCCAGCGATCTGGCGGCGGCATTAGGTCATCTCGGCAATGCGTCACATCCGGAGGTACAAAAAGCGATTCAACATATTTTCAACCGCGCCAGCGCTTACGGTAAACCCAGTGGCATCCTCGCGCCAGTTGAAGCCGATGCACGCCGTTATCTGGAATGGGGTGCCACATTTGTCGCTGTCGGCAGCGACCTCGGTATTTTCCGCTCCGCCACGCAGAAACTGGCAGATGCCTTTAAAAAATAA
- the garP gene encoding galactarate/glucarate/glycerate transporter GarP, with protein sequence MILDTIEEKKKSVHTRYLILFIIFIVTAVNYADRATLSIAGTEVAKELQLSTVSMGYIFSAFGWAYLLMQIPGGWLLDKFGSKKVYTYSLFFWSLFTFLQGFVDMFPIAWAGISMFFMRFMLGFSEAPSFPANARIVAAWFPTKERGTASAIFNSAQYFSLALFSPLLGWLTFAWGWEHVFTVMGGIGFVLTALWIKLIHNPTDHPRMSAEELKFISENGAVVDMDHKKPGGATASGPKLHYIKQLLSNRMMLGVFFGQYFINTITWFFLTWFPIYLVQEKGMSILKVGLVASIPALCGFAGGVLGGVFSDYLIKRGLSLTLARKLPIVLGMLLASTIILCNYTNNATLVVMLMALAFFGKGFGALGWPVVSDTAPKEIVGLCGGVFNVFGNVASIVTPLVIGYLVSELHSFNAALVFVGCSALMAMACYLFVVGDIKRMELQK encoded by the coding sequence ATGATTCTGGACACCATTGAAGAAAAAAAGAAAAGCGTGCATACCCGCTATTTAATATTATTTATTATTTTTATTGTGACAGCCGTTAACTATGCCGACCGTGCAACGCTGTCGATTGCCGGTACTGAAGTAGCAAAAGAACTGCAATTAAGCACGGTTTCGATGGGGTACATTTTCTCCGCTTTTGGCTGGGCCTATCTGCTAATGCAAATCCCTGGCGGCTGGCTGCTGGATAAGTTTGGATCGAAGAAAGTTTACACTTACAGCCTCTTTTTCTGGTCGCTGTTTACCTTCCTGCAAGGCTTTGTCGATATGTTCCCTATTGCCTGGGCAGGGATCTCCATGTTCTTCATGCGCTTTATGTTGGGCTTCTCGGAAGCGCCGTCATTCCCGGCGAACGCCCGTATTGTTGCTGCCTGGTTCCCGACTAAAGAACGCGGAACAGCTTCCGCCATCTTTAACTCGGCGCAATATTTCTCGCTGGCGCTCTTTTCGCCACTGCTTGGCTGGCTGACTTTCGCCTGGGGCTGGGAGCACGTCTTTACCGTTATGGGGGGGATTGGTTTTGTACTAACGGCGCTGTGGATTAAGTTGATTCATAACCCGACAGACCATCCGCGCATGTCTGCGGAAGAGTTGAAGTTTATCTCCGAAAATGGTGCGGTGGTCGATATGGATCACAAAAAGCCAGGCGGTGCGACAGCAAGCGGTCCTAAGCTGCATTACATCAAGCAATTGCTCTCTAACCGCATGATGCTGGGGGTATTTTTCGGGCAATATTTTATCAACACCATCACTTGGTTCTTCCTCACCTGGTTCCCGATTTATCTGGTACAGGAAAAGGGGATGTCGATTCTGAAAGTCGGCCTGGTTGCGTCGATTCCGGCATTGTGTGGATTTGCTGGCGGCGTGCTTGGGGGTGTCTTCTCGGATTATCTGATCAAACGCGGTTTGTCACTGACTCTGGCACGTAAGCTACCAATTGTGCTGGGAATGTTGCTGGCTTCCACCATCATCTTATGTAACTACACCAACAACGCCACGCTGGTGGTCATGCTGATGGCGTTAGCCTTCTTTGGCAAAGGATTTGGCGCACTGGGCTGGCCGGTGGTTTCCGATACCGCACCGAAAGAGATTGTTGGCCTCTGCGGCGGCGTCTTTAACGTCTTTGGCAATGTCGCCTCCATTGTCACTCCACTGGTGATTGGTTACCTGGTTAGTGAACTGCATTCCTTCAATGCGGCGCTGGTATTTGTGGGATGTTCGGCGCTGATGGCAATGGCCTGCTACCTCTTCGTGGTTGGTGACATTAAACGTATGGAATTGCAGAAATAA
- the garD gene encoding galactarate dehydratase has protein sequence MANIEIRQETPTAFYIKVHDTDNVAIIVNDNGLKAGTRFPDGLELIEHIPQGHKVALIDIPADGEIIRYGEVIGYAMRAIPRGSWIDESMVVLPEAPPLHTLPLATKVPEPLPPLEGYTFEGYRNADGSVGTKNLLGITTSVHCVAGVVDYVVKIIERDLLPKYPNVDGVVGLNHLYGCGVAINAPAAVVPIRTIHNISLNPNFGGEVMVIGLGCEKLQPERLLVGTDDVQAIPLESASIVSLQDEKHVGFQSMVEDILQVAERHLHKLNQRQRETCPASELVVGMQCGGSDAFSGVTANPAVGYASDLLVRCGATVMFSEVTEVRDAIHLLTPRAVNEEVGKRLLEEMEWYDNYLNMGKTDRSANPSPGNKKGGLANVVEKALGSIAKSGKSAIVEVLSPGQRPTKRGLIYAATPASDFVCGTQQVASGITVQVFTTGRGTPYGLMAVPVIKMATRTELANRWFDLMDINAGTIATGEETIEEVGWKLFHFILDVASGKKKTFSDQWGLHNQLAVFNPAPVT, from the coding sequence ATGGCCAATATCGAAATAAGACAAGAAACGCCGACTGCGTTTTATATAAAAGTTCATGACACAGATAATGTGGCAATTATTGTTAATGATAATGGCCTGAAAGCAGGAACGCGTTTTCCGGACGGCCTGGAATTAATTGAGCATATTCCCCAGGGGCATAAAGTCGCATTGATCGACATTCCTGCTGATGGCGAAATTATTCGTTATGGCGAAGTGATTGGTTACGCCATGCGCGCCATCCCACGTGGAAGCTGGATCGATGAATCGATGGTGGTTCTGCCTGAAGCGCCCCCCTTACATACTTTGCCTCTGGCAACCAAAGTGCCGGAACCTTTACCGCCGCTGGAAGGTTATACCTTTGAAGGCTATCGCAATGCCGATGGCAGTGTGGGCACCAAGAACCTGCTCGGCATCACGACCAGCGTGCATTGTGTGGCAGGCGTCGTCGATTACGTGGTGAAAATTATTGAGCGCGACCTGCTGCCGAAATACCCGAACGTCGATGGTGTGGTGGGGCTGAATCACCTGTACGGCTGTGGCGTGGCGATTAATGCCCCAGCGGCGGTGGTGCCTATTCGAACCATTCACAACATTTCGCTGAACCCAAACTTTGGCGGTGAGGTGATGGTGATTGGCCTCGGATGCGAGAAATTGCAACCAGAGCGCCTGCTGGTCGGTACGGACGATGTGCAGGCTATTCCACTGGAAAGCGCCAGTATTGTCAGCTTGCAGGATGAAAAGCATGTCGGTTTTCAGTCAATGGTTGAGGATATTTTGCAGGTTGCCGAACGCCATCTGCACAAGCTGAATCAACGTCAGCGAGAAACCTGCCCGGCTTCAGAACTGGTTGTTGGTATGCAGTGCGGCGGCAGCGATGCGTTTTCTGGCGTGACAGCCAATCCGGCGGTTGGCTATGCGTCTGATCTGCTGGTGCGCTGCGGTGCAACGGTGATGTTCTCGGAAGTGACGGAAGTACGCGACGCCATTCATCTGCTGACGCCGCGCGCCGTTAACGAAGAGGTCGGTAAGCGTCTGCTGGAAGAGATGGAATGGTACGACAACTATCTCAATATGGGGAAAACCGACCGCAGCGCCAACCCTTCGCCGGGAAACAAAAAAGGCGGTCTGGCAAACGTCGTGGAGAAGGCTCTCGGCTCCATTGCCAAATCAGGTAAAAGCGCGATTGTAGAAGTGCTGTCGCCAGGGCAGCGTCCGACCAAACGTGGATTAATTTACGCCGCGACGCCAGCCAGCGACTTTGTCTGTGGCACCCAACAGGTGGCTTCAGGAATTACCGTTCAAGTATTTACGACCGGTCGCGGCACACCTTACGGCCTGATGGCAGTGCCGGTCATTAAAATGGCAACCCGCACTGAACTGGCGAACCGTTGGTTTGATTTGATGGATATTAATGCGGGCACCATCGCCACCGGCGAAGAGACGATTGAAGAGGTGGGCTGGAAACTGTTCCACTTTATTCTCGACGTTGCCAGCGGAAAGAAGAAAACCTTCTCAGACCAATGGGGGTTGCATAACCAACTGGCGGTGTTTAACCCGGCACCGGTGACTTGA